The proteins below come from a single Eucalyptus grandis isolate ANBG69807.140 chromosome 3, ASM1654582v1, whole genome shotgun sequence genomic window:
- the LOC104428791 gene encoding glutamate receptor 2.1-like: MELVNGSERKRESGDANFVRAAGTWEVGGQQRWCKVANEWGGFSGRGEGMEQQIQRGRAASDASLNGFFGGYPNMIADDFSEHSDKQSNKRAWGNNLRSAREKFENRKGKSSFQAIYLYQIGIFFDAEKLPFLVLSFFAVVVTFTDETQPAVAQGSNNSNPTTISVNVGVILDLETEVGQMGLTCINMSLSDFYSSNPSYKTRLVLNVRDSKRDEVAAAAGALDLIKNKQVQAIIGPQGSAQADFLIHLGNKLHVPIISFSATSPSLSSIRSPYFIRAAQNDSSQVNAISAVVKAFGWREAVLVYIDNEFAEGIIPSLTDALEKVNTRVHYRSLIHPLATDDQILRELYKLMTMQTRVFIVHMLPTLGYRLFAKVKEVGMMSEGYVWIMTNGITDLWRSVDSSVVANSMQGVLGIKTHVPSTQNQHDFMLRWKMKFQQDNPSILNPMLNIFGYWAYDAAWALAMAVEEMGAANFTFQTLNASTDVIDVDTIRVSRNGQKLLQNLANMTFVGLTGYFSLVNGQLESSVFQIVNINGNAARGIGFWTLENGLLRDLNSFNRSKYSTFKSNLGPIIWPGDSTSIPKGWEIPVNGKRLRILVPVKEGFNQFVKVTRDPSTNTSLVTGYCIDIFQAVIEKLPYAVPYDFFPFALPNGSSAGSYNDMIDQVFYQNYDAVVGDTTIIANRSLYVDFTLPYTESGNALLVPYKDHKGKSAWVFLQPLTWDLWLATVCFFVFIALVVWILEHRVNEDFRGPAMHQVSTSFWFSFSTIVFAQTDRVFSNLARFVVIIWVFVVLILTQSYTASLSSLLVVQNSQPTVTDLNQLRKSGEKVGYQYGSFCYGILKQMNFDDSRLISYKSVEECLALLSNGSAKGGIAAAFDGVLSIKLILSQYCNKYTMIPVSKTAGLGFVFPKGSQLVPDISRALLNITEGPKMTEIENTWFTSKTNCPNSTTSLSSNSLGLDSFLGLFFIAGAAAVLALLIFMVTFVKRNWHEVTGSSSSSWEKIVALGRRFYQRDLNSYTFRKGRFRDKSIDDGGNEIAAVVTLENTHFPPSPSSDSSQINDVLTNKQGTPSPEVGFPNPVDKGGLGIAINAELTSQK; encoded by the exons ATGGAGTTGGTGAATGGCAgcgaaagaaagagagaaagtggAGATGCCAACTTCGTGAGGGCTGCTGGAACGTGGGAGGTTGGCGGTCAACAGAGGTGGTGCAAGGTGGCAAACGAATGGGGTGGCTTCAGTGGCAGAGGAGAAGGGATGGAGCAGCAGATTCAAAGAGGGAGAGCTGCTTCG GATGCTTCATTGAATGGATTCTTTGGTGGTTATCCAAACATGATTGCTGATGACTTTTCGGAGCATTCGGACAAACAATCCAACAAGCGGGCCTGGGGCAACAATCTGCGTAGCGCGCGAGAAAAATTTGAGAACCGCAAAGGGAAAAGCTCCTTCCAAGCAATATATCTCTATCAAATTGG AATCTTTTTCGACGCTGAAAAGCTCCCCTTTTTAGTCCTCTCCTTTTTCGCAGTAGTTGTGACCTTCACCGACGAAACTCAGCCAGCAGTGGCGCAAGGCAGTAACAACAGCAACCCAACAACGATTTCAGTGAACGTCGGGGTGATTCTTGATCTGGAGACGGAGGTGGGTCAGATGGGATTGACCTGCATTAACATGTCTCTCTCTGACTTTTATAGTTCAAACCCTTCCTACAAGACTAGGCTCGTCCTCAACGTTAGAGACTCCAAACGAGATGAGGTTGCCGCTGCTGCTggag CACTTGATCTGATAAAGAACAAGCAAGTCCAAGCCATAATAGGTCCTCAAGGTTCAGCGCAAGCAGACTTCCTCATTCACCTTGGAAACAAATTACATGTGCcaatcatctctttttctgCTACTAGTCCCTCCCTCAGTTCCATTCGGAGTCCATACTTCATTCGAGCTGCGCAAAATGACTCGTCCCAAGTGAATGCCATAAGTGCAGTCGTGAAAGCTTTTGGCTGGAGAGAAGCAGTCCTCGTATACATTGACAATGAGTTCGCAGAAGGCATCATACCTTCTCTTACAGATGCTTTGGAAAAGGTCAACACGCGAGTGCACTATAGGAGCCTCATTCATCCTTTGGCCACAGACGATCAAATCCTACGAGAACTCTACAAGTTAATGACGATGCAAACGCGGGTCTTCATTGTTCACATGTTACCTACCCTCGGTTATCGTCTTTTTGCCAAAGTAAAAGAGGTGGGAATGATGAGTGAAGGTTATGTGTGGATAATGACTAATGGAATCACTGACCTATGGCGTTCTGTGGATTCGTCTGTTGTCGCTAATTCCATGCAAGGAGTATTGGGCATCAAGACTCATGTTCCGAGCACGCAAAACCAGCACGACTTCATGCTCCGATGGAAGATGAAATTCCAACAAGACAACCCATCCATCCTTAATCCTATGTTGAACATTTTTGGATATTGGGCTTATGACGCTGCTTGGGCTCTGGCAATGGCTGTCGAGGAAATGGGTGCGGCGAATTTTACCTTCCAGACGTTGAATGCTTCCACAGATGTGATAGATGTGGACACTATTAGGGTCTCTCGAAATGGTCAGAAGCTTCTCCAAAATCTAGCCAATATGACATTCGTGGGCCTCACTGGATATTTTAGCCTCGTCAATGGGCAGCTAGAGTCGTCAGTGTTCCAGATAGTTAATATCAATGGAAATGCAGCAAGAGGGATTGGGTTTTGGACGCTAGAAAATGGGCTGCTGAGAGATTTGAATTCATTCAACAGAAGCAAATATTCCACTTTCAAGAGTAACCTTGGACCAATAATATGGCCCGGCGATTCAACTTCTATTCCCAAGGGATGGGAGATTCCTGTGAATGGGAAGAGATTGAGAATCTTAGTTCCCGTGAAGGAGGGTTTTAATCAATTCGTGAAGGTGACTCGAGATCCTAGCACGAACACATCCCTAGTCACCGGATACTGTATCGACATCTTTCAAGCTGTGATAGAAAAATTACCTTATGCTGTGCCTtatgacttttttccttttgccttgCCTAATGGAAGTAGTGCTGGCAGTTACAATGATATGATCGATCAAGTATTTTACCAG AATTATGATGCAGTGGTGGGTGATACAACAATTATTGCGAACAGATCATTGTACGTGGACTTCACTTTACCATACACTGAATCGGGAAATGCGTTGCTCGTGCCATACAAGGACCACAAGGGCAAAAGTGCCTGGGTTTTCTTGCAGCCACTCACTTGGGACCTTTGGCTAGCAACCGTATGCTTCTTTGTGTTCATAGCACTGGTCGTGTGGATTCTTGAACATCGGGTCAATGAAGACTTCAGGGGTCCGGCCATGCATCAAGTTTCCACTAGCTTCTGGTTTTCCTTTTCAACCATTGTCTTCGCACAAA CGGACAGAGTATTTAGCAACCTAGCAAGATTTGTTGTGATCATTTGGGTTTTCGTGGTACTTATCCTAACGCAAAGTTATacggcaagcttgagctctcttTTGGTGGTGCAAAATAGTCAACCAACTGTGACTGATCTGAATCAGCTCCGAAAGAGTGGAGAAAAAGTGGGATACCAGTATGGCTCTTTTTGCTATGGAATTCTAAAGCAAATGAACTTTGACGATTCTAGGCTTATATCTTATAAGTCTGTTGAAGAATGCCTTGCGCTTCTTTCCAATGGAAGTGCAAAGGGTGGTATCGCAGCAGCGTTCGACGGAGTCCTTTCCATTAAACTTATACTTTCTCAAtattgtaacaaatataccatgATCCCGGTATCTAAAACTGCTGGATTGGGCTTT GTTTTCCCCAAAGGGTCTCAACTTGTACCGGATATTTCACGAGCACTCCTAAACATAACCGAAGGGCCTAAAATGACAGAAATCGAAAACACATGGTTTACATCGAAGACCAACTGTCCGAATTCGACTACCTCGCTTTCTTCCAACAGCTTGGGTTTGGATAGTTTCTTGGGCCTATTCTTCATTGCTGGAGCTGCTGCAGTTTTAGCTCTCCTCATTTTCATGGTCACGTTCGTCAAAAGAAACTGGCATGAAGTAACAGGTTCTTCAAGTTCATCGTGGGAGAAAATTGTTGCATTAGGAAGAAGATTTTACCAAAGAGACCTCAATTCCTATACTTTTAGGAAAGGCAGATTTAGAGATAAAAGTATAGATGATGGTGGCAATGAGATTGCAGCTGTTGTAACTTTGGAAAACACTCACTTTCCCCCGAGTCCATCAAGTGACTCCAGCCAAATCAACGACGTTTTGACCAATAAGCAAGGCACACCATCTCCTGAAGTAGGATTTCCTAATCCTGTAGACAAAGGCGGCCTCGGGATAGCGATAAATGCGGAGCTTACCAGTCAAAA GTGA